GCCTTAGGAGAAGTAGCCTTAAAATGAGAATGGGCGTACACAGTTACTTCAGGTGTAAGTCTCAAAAACAACGTTCCTAAGTAGTAACGGGGTTGGCCCAAGCTTTGGCCATCAAGAAGTAAAACACTCTTTGGTATGTAAATTAATTCTTAAAAGATGTGCGGACAGTATTGAATCGCCAACAACCTGTTATTTGAATGGCTGGAACACGGTTAAGTTCAAGTTGGCACGGGCGTAGATAGACGGTAACAGCGGCCCGCTGTGAGTACCCACTGCTTCATTCCAGCCGCAAATGAGGACGCGTGGGGCCATCCCACCTCCGAGGTTTCCCTGTTGTGCTTTAACACAGTTGTAAGAGGTTCACGGCAATATAACAGTTAATGAACTTTCAGTTCCAATcgtgtacatttttaaattgtgagatttttACTGTATATTGATGCATAGTATGATTCAATAAACTgcttgtaatttaaaaactatttaatattcaaaataaatatagttatatatttatagattctGTTACCGCATTGATTCTGTGTGTTTTCCACGGTGTAAGGCCTGGGGTGGGCGGTCTGGCACCGCCCCACTGTGGGTGCTTGGAGCCTGCAGCCCTGGGTCACTCACTGCCCTGGTCTCTAGGGATGGGATGCCCTTTTCTGGGACAGACCTAAACCCCACGCACCCGAGAACACGAAGATTTGCGTAATCACCGGAAAACTAGCATGGACTGTTTGTGCTGCCATAAAGTGTACCTGTAATTCAAACATTGATGaatttcagaagcattttttgttgttttttttagtatttatttacttatttggctgcaccgagtcttagttgtggcacgcgggatcttcgttgccgtgtacgggatcttcactgcggcacacgggcttcgtagttgcggcacgcatgtgggatctagttccccgaccagggattgagctccggccccctgcattgggagcgcggagccttagccactggactgccagggaagtcccagaagcgTTTTAATTTCTGAGATCCAGCCTCTAAGGAGCGCTAAGCCCAGAGGCTAATCAGCTCAAAACCAGCCTTTCTGCTCCCCGGGTGTCCCCTCCTTGCTGTCCTGGTCCCAGCTGTCACAAGCAGGGAAATGGGCCTCCTTGTACCAAAATAGGGGCCTGGCCCCAGCTCAGGTTACACCAACTGCAGAGTGACCCTCGGGGAGTAGATGGAGGAGACCTGTGCACTCCCATTCCCAGAGCCCAAGACAGGCAGCGCGTGGCAGTGTCCGGGGGAAGTGCGGGGCCAGCGTAGACCCTGGGCCTGCAGGACCGGAGCCGGTGGGAGCCCAGGACCGTGTGCCGCCGCGGGTCCTGCTGCGCTCCGGCGCCTCCCATCAGCCCCCAAGACCCCTGTGCAGTTGCTGCTTTTAACGCCTTATAGTGAGTGCTCCGGtcaaaggtgaggaaactgaggcaggggacGATGAAGTAAAGCAGGTGGGTGGCAGCCGGTTTTGAGCTCGAGCTGCCTCTAGCCCCTGGAGACCTAAAACCGATGACCAGTTATTTCTCGGTGAGCTGCCCACAGGCGGCCGGGCAGATGCTCCCCGGGCAGGGCTCCGCCGGCTCGCACCTGGCCCGGCGCCGCGGGCGTGGCGGGGTCGGGTCCTCAAGCCCCCGGTGCTGCAGGGTCCTCCCGAAACGCGGGGTGAGGGCGCGGGGTGCCTGGGCTATTGCTCTTCGGGGCTGTGGCCGCCGCCCGTTTGAGAAACTCTTATTACCGCAAAACGGCTTTTGCACGAATCTGACTTTGGCTCCGTGTGCTGAGCCTTAACCCCAAGGCCAGGTGCGGCGGCCAGGTGCTTCCCCTCCGCGCCGGCCGGCTAGCAGCGAGGCCGGCGGAACTGGCTCCGGGGGCCTGCGCGGGGCGGGGAGGCGGCCCGGGAACCCTTCGTGGGCGGGCGGGGAGGGGCCCCAGGTCCCCAGCCGGCAGgtgcgccccgcccccgccgcgggGCGGGGACACGCGGActccggccccgccccgcgcccgccccACGGGCTCATTTACATGCGGCCGCCGCCCCGCCCGCGGCGCCTAAAGCGACGTGTCCTTGCCCCCGTGGGCAGCCCCAGCGCGTGCGGCCACGGATCCCCAGGTAACGGGGTTGGGGTGCAGGTGGGGCGGCGGGGAGAGGACCCTGGGGCAGGGCCGGGTGGCGTCTGGAGGGAAACCTGGGTGGAGGGTCCGGGTCTCGAGCTCTGGCCGCCGCCATCCACGTGTTGGGCCTGGGGACTGCGGCGGGCTCTGGTCACCGTCCGCCTCTCACCTCCGACGGCCTCCTCACGTCCACAGCCATTCTGGCACCAGTGTTGTCCCTGCATGTGTGACGTCCAGTGGGGCAGGACTGTGAGTGTAGTGGTCGGAGTTGGTACCTGTCCGTCCAGGCGACCAGGAGGTAGTGCAGCCTCGGGCAGAGGGCCTGCCCTGGGCTAGGATGGGGCCGCGCCTCTAGGCGGTCTCAGCCAAGTGTCAACGGCCACCTAAGCCCAGGAGGCACTCAGGAGGCAGTGAGGGGCATGGGGCCGGAGAAAGGTCCAGGGGTCAATACGTGTcacccagtggggagagggggccaCCAGACCAGGGAAAGGTCTGAGGGGTCAGTGTAAGGTCAAACAGgggcatggggggtggggtggggtcagcTCAGGGCCCTGCGAGTGACTGGGAAGGACCCTGGGGTCACTGTGCACCAGCTGGGCAGCCGCCACGGGGGACCGCTGCCCTGAGCGTCCACTGGCCTGCCGAGTAACCGCGGGGTGGCCTGTGTTCTGGATTTCAGCTCCAAAGGCCCCCCCCTCAgagccaccccccccaccccccaggacaACCAGTCTGGAGCCATGAAGACCAAGAGCCGGCCTCCCCGGCGCCGGGTGCCCCCGCAAGACCCAGAAGCCACCCCAGGGGAGCAGACGCCCGACAGGCCACCGCCGGGCTCGGGGCCAGACGCGGCCAAGGCTCTGCGGAGCCGGAGGGCGCGCGCGCAGGGGGCGCGGGCAGAGGGTGGGCGCCGGCGGCCGGGGCCGGGGAGCCGGCGGGAGAGCAGCGTCCAGCGGCGGCTGGAGAGCAACGAGCGGGAGCGGCAGCGCATGCACAAGCTCAACAACGCCTTCCAGGCGCTGCGCGAGGTCATCCCGCACGTGCGCGCCGACAAGAAGCTCTCCAAGATCGAGACGCTCACGCTGGCCAAGAACTACATCAAGTCGCTGACCGCCACCATCCTGACCATGTCCAGTGGCCGCCTCCCGGGCCTGGACGGGCCAGTCCCCAAGCTCTACCAGCACTACCAGCAGCCGCAGCAGGCGGCCCGGGGCGCGCTCGGGGCCTCCGAGGCCCCGCCCGAGGGCCACCTGCAGAAGTTCTCCACGCAGATCCACAGCTTCCGCGAGGGCTCCTAGCACGCCACCCCGCCCGGGTCAGCGGCCCGGCccgcccctcccagccctgggccctccGTGCCCCGCGGCTCCGTTTCCCTGCACACTCTGCGCAGCCCTGGGCACGTCCCAGGGCCCAGGGACAAGACCGGTGAGTGGCCTGGTGGAGGCCACGGCTCTGGGCAGCATGAGGCCCATACCTCCACAAGGTCCCAGGGCTGCCTCGTCATCGTCTAGGCAGGAGCTGGCCGGCCCTTGTCACTAACTCCTCTTCACTCCCGCTCCCTCCCGAGGTGAGGGGAGATTCCACGCAAAGGTTTGCTTGGGTAAGTTCCCCAGTTACTgctcaggcccaggcccaggcccagggcgGAGCCTCCCCCAACCTGCACCATAGCCTCCTCGTTCGGggtaaactgaggcacggagCAAACAAAGCCCACAGCCTCGAGGGGAGTGGGGCTGAGCAGAGGTGCTTGAGTGTCTAGTTCAGCATCTGTCAGCGAGAAGCACCTGTCAGGTCCCCTCCCATTAATTCTGAAGGGACCTTGtcggggagaggggctggggtctTGGCTCCTCCGGGTGGGGCTCCTGACCGTGGAGGGTCTGCGGCCCGTCACCGAGGGTACCGGAGACGGGGCTGGGGGGGGTCGGGCAGAGAGGCTGCTAGGCCGTGGTTCCCCTGAGCGGTCAGGGGTCTCCTGCAGGGAGAGGGtctgtccccaggcctccctcaGGGTCCCACCGAGGTTTGCCACTCATTGTGGTGTTTGTGGTCGTGTAAGTGGCAGAAGGTAGTCTGACAGACTTCAGGATGTTCTTGGGTCCTGGTTGTACTTGGGGCCCCCTGCGGGGAGGAGCCTGGGGTGGCAgggactcccctcccccagcggGTGCCGCTCC
This region of Phocoena phocoena chromosome 15, mPhoPho1.1, whole genome shotgun sequence genomic DNA includes:
- the BHLHA15 gene encoding class A basic helix-loop-helix protein 15, coding for MKTKSRPPRRRVPPQDPEATPGEQTPDRPPPGSGPDAAKALRSRRARAQGARAEGGRRRPGPGSRRESSVQRRLESNERERQRMHKLNNAFQALREVIPHVRADKKLSKIETLTLAKNYIKSLTATILTMSSGRLPGLDGPVPKLYQHYQQPQQAARGALGASEAPPEGHLQKFSTQIHSFREGS